In the genome of Apodemus sylvaticus chromosome 2, mApoSyl1.1, whole genome shotgun sequence, one region contains:
- the Depp1 gene encoding protein DEPP1, producing MRSRLLLPVPHLPTIRETSEELSHGAPGQEPPASPSLDDYVRCICQLAQPTSVLDTVTARSRPNRPCRPAWTREKRCQAEPLADSSPCFSSLLPTLPSPGTDNPLDWLFGKSQEQQTDGRDLPNRTSSSEHWGVPRQTGKDTGRLWEARVPEHPLGKKPGQGHRTSDLKSWTSRKPRQALVSVASSHPGSILGTLYSHLPVIHEL from the coding sequence ATGAGGTCCCGGCTTCTGTTGCCTGTACCCCATTTGCCGACGATTCGGGAAACTTCAGAAGAGCTATCACATGGGGCACCTGGGCAGGAACCCCCAGCCTCGCCCAGCCTGGATGACTATGTCAGGTGTATTTGCCAGCTGGCACAGCCCACCTCAGTGCTGGACACGGTCACAGCCCGGAGCCGTCCCAACAGACCCTGCCGCCCAGCCTGGACCAGAGAGAAAAGATGCCAGGCGGAGCCTCTAGCAGACAGCTCTCCCTGTTTCAGCAGCCTGCTGCCCACACTGCCTTCTCCCGGCACTGACAACCCTCTGGACTGGCTCTTTGGGAAGTCGCAGGAACAGCAGACAGATGGAAGAGATCTACCCAACAGGACCAGTTCTTCAGAGCACTGGGGTGTGCCCAGACAGACGGGCAAGGACACAGGGAGGCTGTGGGAGGCCAGGGTACCTGAGCACCCTCTGGGAAAAAAACCAGGGCAGGGGCACAGGACCTCCGACCTGAAAAGCTGGACTTCTAGAAAGCCCCGCCAGGCCTTAGTGTCCGTCGCCAGCTCCCACCCGGGCAGCATCCTTGGCACTCTCTATTCACATCTCCCAGTGATCCATGAACTCTGA